A single Cucumis melo cultivar AY chromosome 4, USDA_Cmelo_AY_1.0, whole genome shotgun sequence DNA region contains:
- the LOC103499244 gene encoding MOB kinase activator-like 1A isoform X3 — protein MSLFGLGRNQRTFRPKKSAPSGSKGAQLRKHIDATLGSGNLREAVRLPTGEDLNEWLAVNTVDFFNQVNLLYGTLTEFCTPENCPTMTAGPKYEYRWADGVQIKKPIEVSAPKYVEYLMDWIESQLDDESIFPQKLGTPFPPNFKDVVKTIFKRLFRVYAHIYHSHFQKIVSLKEEAHLNTCFKHFILFTHEFGLIDKKELAPLQELIESIIVPY, from the exons AAATCAAAGGACTTTTCGCCCCAAGAAGAGTGCACCATCGGGGAGTAAG GGGGCTCAACTCAGAAAGCATATTGATGCCACACTCGGTAGTGGAAATTTAAGGGAAGCAGTGAGACTTCCAACTGGGGAGGATTTGAATGAATGGCTGGCTGTCAATA CTGTGGATTTCTTCAACCAGGTGAATTTGCTATATGGTACCCTCACAGAGTTCTGTACTCCTGAGAATTGTCCTACAATGACTGCAGGACCCAA GTACGAGTATAGGTGGGCTGATGGTGTACAAATCAAAAAGCCCATTGAGGTCTCTGCTCCAAAATATGTTGAATATTTAATGGATTGGATCGAATCCCAGCTTGATGATGAGTCGATATTCCCTCAAAAGCTTG GCACACCATTTCCTCCCAACTTCAAGGATGTCGTGAAGACGATATTCAAAAGGTTGTTCCGTGTATATGCCCACATTTATCATTCTCACTTTCAGAAAATTGTGAGCCTTAAGGAGGAGGCACATTTAAATACATGCTTCAAGCATTTCATACTTTTTACTCAT GAATTTGGTTTAATTGACAAAAAGGAGCTGGCTCCACTTCAAGAGCTGATCGAATCCATTATTGTTCCATACTGA
- the LOC103499244 gene encoding MOB kinase activator-like 1A isoform X4, translating into MTAGPKYEYRWADGVQIKKPIEVSAPKYVEYLMDWIESQLDDESIFPQKLGTPFPPNFKDVVKTIFKRLFRVYAHIYHSHFQKIVSLKEEAHLNTCFKHFILFTHEFGLIDKKELAPLQELIESIIVPY; encoded by the exons ATGACTGCAGGACCCAA GTACGAGTATAGGTGGGCTGATGGTGTACAAATCAAAAAGCCCATTGAGGTCTCTGCTCCAAAATATGTTGAATATTTAATGGATTGGATCGAATCCCAGCTTGATGATGAGTCGATATTCCCTCAAAAGCTTG GCACACCATTTCCTCCCAACTTCAAGGATGTCGTGAAGACGATATTCAAAAGGTTGTTCCGTGTATATGCCCACATTTATCATTCTCACTTTCAGAAAATTGTGAGCCTTAAGGAGGAGGCACATTTAAATACATGCTTCAAGCATTTCATACTTTTTACTCAT GAATTTGGTTTAATTGACAAAAAGGAGCTGGCTCCACTTCAAGAGCTGATCGAATCCATTATTGTTCCATACTGA
- the LOC103499244 gene encoding MOB kinase activator-like 1A isoform X1, which produces MSLFGLGRNQRTFRPKKSAPSGSKGAQLRKHIDATLGSGNLREAVRLPTGEDLNEWLAVNTVDFFNQVNLLYGTLTEFCTPENCPTMTAGPKYEYRWADGVQIKKPIEVSAPKYVEYLMDWIESQLDDESIFPQKLGTPFPPNFKDVVKTIFKRLFRVYAHIYHSHFQKIVSLKEEAHLNTCFKHFILFTHVSHSIKLAYFCNLLFFLAVSSFYFNKTLLKQSI; this is translated from the exons AAATCAAAGGACTTTTCGCCCCAAGAAGAGTGCACCATCGGGGAGTAAG GGGGCTCAACTCAGAAAGCATATTGATGCCACACTCGGTAGTGGAAATTTAAGGGAAGCAGTGAGACTTCCAACTGGGGAGGATTTGAATGAATGGCTGGCTGTCAATA CTGTGGATTTCTTCAACCAGGTGAATTTGCTATATGGTACCCTCACAGAGTTCTGTACTCCTGAGAATTGTCCTACAATGACTGCAGGACCCAA GTACGAGTATAGGTGGGCTGATGGTGTACAAATCAAAAAGCCCATTGAGGTCTCTGCTCCAAAATATGTTGAATATTTAATGGATTGGATCGAATCCCAGCTTGATGATGAGTCGATATTCCCTCAAAAGCTTG GCACACCATTTCCTCCCAACTTCAAGGATGTCGTGAAGACGATATTCAAAAGGTTGTTCCGTGTATATGCCCACATTTATCATTCTCACTTTCAGAAAATTGTGAGCCTTAAGGAGGAGGCACATTTAAATACATGCTTCAAGCATTTCATACTTTTTACTCATGTAAGTCACTCAATTAAATTGgcttatttttgtaatttattattttttctagCAGTATcgtctttttattttaataaaacacTCTTGAAACAATCTATTTGA